GGCAAGGCAATACGTGCGAGTGAACAAATCGCCCACGCGCCAGTAGCGCCCGTTCCAAAATGTTCCATCCGCCTGCCCAATGCGCTCACCGGCGGCGTTCACAAAATGGACGGCAGCATTGAAAAAATCGGACTTGACGCTTGTTTTGGGCGAGGGCAGCACCCACAACGTCTCCAAACAGCCCTGTGCCGCTGCCCACTGTGTCCCTAAGAGGCGCACGCCGTTGGCAAAGCCTGGGAGCGTCGGGATCATCGTGTAGGGGCTGGTGTCAAGGCTGCCGCTGCGTTCTTCTAGGCGGAAACATGCTTCTGGTTCTCCGTTATCCAAACGACGGCGAGCAGGGAAAACCTCACCTATCCCGGCGCATCCATCGCGCAGCAAAAGCGCCCCTCCCGGCGGATAAGCATCCATGCCCTTATCAAGGAAACGCCGTTCGGGGAGATCATACAAGAGGACATTCCAAACGCTTGCTTGCTCATTGTAGCCCACGAACTGCCCATCCAACGCCGCCAAAACCTGTGTCGGGTTGTTTGCGTAAATTGCCTCCCGAACGGGCATGTAATAACCGAGGGGAATCCCAAACGCGCCCGTTGTGGCGTAGGTATTCAGGAAATTCAAGAGGGCGATCACATACCACAGGCTAAGCGTGACGACGACTGCCGCCGTCGCGCCGAACACACCCCACCCAATAAGGCGGGATCGGGCGGGAAACCGCTGAAGTATATCCCGCACCGCGCTCCCTAAAAGAATGTACGCCGCTGGAAACATCGGAATCAAATAGTGGGCATACATGGGTGTCCATGTAGGGGTGAACGCCAGCGGCGGAACAACCACCCACAACAGAAGCACTCGGTCTATCGTAGCATGGGCATCCCGCCGCCGGAGACTCCGTGCCGCAGCCCACAGCGCCGCGCCAACCACTGCCGTCGAGAGGGCATGAAAGATCGGGTAGGCGGGGGGGACTGTTTTCAGAAATTCGCCGTACATTTCTGCACCGGCAAAGGCGTGAATTTCTGCCCCGCCAATGGTCAGCCAAGCCTCTTGCCAAGCCTGAGCGCTCAGCGTCAGCGGGCGGCGCTCCCCTCGTGGGGCAAGGATGCGCCCTACCGTCTCTGGGTTGAGAAGGGATGCCCGCACTGCACCCACTGC
This genomic interval from Anaerolineales bacterium contains the following:
- a CDS encoding glycosyltransferase family 39 protein yields the protein MTNTTTNPITPYTTRPTRLEWLAFIGIILLAAALRMGMPGAVEFKQDEANLSLMALDMARGRDFPLLGIDSSVGVRNAPVNVYILALPYLLSSDPRVATQYIGLLNVIAVAFTYLFARRYYGVTAAIFAGVIFAAAPWSVMFSRKIWAQEMLPPFVVGVIFTGVLGFIEGKKWAQWVHLPLLAVTGQIHYAAFVLIPATLYMVWAGRKRLSRAFWLSIVLAGLAVLPYAVGAVRASLLNPETVGRILAPRGERRPLTLSAQAWQEAWLTIGGAEIHAFAGAEMYGEFLKTVPPAYPIFHALSTAVVGAALWAAARSLRRRDAHATIDRVLLLWVVVPPLAFTPTWTPMYAHYLIPMFPAAYILLGSAVRDILQRFPARSRLIGWGVFGATAAVVVTLSLWYVIALLNFLNTYATTGAFGIPLGYYMPVREAIYANNPTQVLAALDGQFVGYNEQASVWNVLLYDLPERRFLDKGMDAYPPGGALLLRDGCAGIGEVFPARRRLDNGEPEACFRLEERSGSLDTSPYTMIPTLPGFANGVRLLGTQWAAAQGCLETLWVLPSPKTSVKSDFFNAAVHFVNAAGERIGQADGTFWNGRYWRVGDLFTRTYCLADTSRVGEIQGVQLGLYTFDDTPDGRAFYSENVVDGSGAVIGQSLTVRFEQP